The following proteins are co-located in the bacterium genome:
- a CDS encoding IS4 family transposase: MGRHISGPVFRVGRWVRDRLLLFDLAYFRFQLFSCIRRNGGFFIVRLKRSANPLIVGLHRRWRGQSVPLLTARINDVLPRLQRQSLDVEVEVAFKRRVYDGVRHTDCERFRLVGVRDPLTHSYHAYLTNIPPTRLTPEDIAQIYATRWTIELFFRELKRHYRAADMPSANRVIVEALVYAVLVTFVVSRALLAALRRRLGVLGARVPEERWAALFAEVAGDLLKVVARRGHTARVLAKEILATLLHEAVDPNANRARLQARVEAGAQYEHRISVGKRHA, encoded by the coding sequence TTGGGCCGTCACATCTCCGGCCCGGTCTTCCGTGTCGGCCGCTGGGTACGCGACCGGCTGCTGCTCTTCGACCTGGCCTACTTCCGCTTCCAGCTCTTCTCCTGCATCCGCCGCAACGGCGGCTTCTTCATCGTGCGCCTCAAGCGCAGCGCCAACCCGCTCATCGTCGGGCTGCACCGCCGCTGGCGCGGCCAGTCGGTGCCGCTCCTGACGGCGCGCATCAACGACGTGCTGCCGCGCCTGCAGCGACAGAGCCTCGACGTCGAGGTCGAAGTCGCTTTCAAGCGCCGCGTCTACGACGGCGTGCGCCACACCGACTGCGAGCGCTTCCGCCTCGTCGGCGTCCGCGACCCGCTCACGCACTCCTACCACGCCTACCTCACCAACATCCCGCCCACGCGCCTCACGCCCGAGGACATCGCCCAGATCTACGCCACGCGCTGGACGATCGAGTTGTTCTTCCGCGAGTTGAAGCGGCACTACCGCGCCGCCGACATGCCGTCGGCCAACCGCGTCATCGTCGAGGCGCTGGTCTACGCCGTGCTGGTCACGTTCGTCGTCAGTCGTGCGCTGCTCGCGGCGCTGCGCCGCCGACTCGGCGTTCTGGGCGCCCGTGTCCCCGAGGAACGGTGGGCCGCGCTCTTCGCCGAGGTCGCCGGCGACCTGCTCAAGGTCGTGGCGCGCCGTGGCCACACCGCACGGGTGCTCGCCAAGGAGATCCTGGCCACGCTGCTGCACGAGGCCGTCGATCCCAACGCCAATCGGGCGCGGCTCCAGGCGCGGGTCGAAGCGGGCGCGCAATACGAGCACCGGATCTCCGTCGGGAAACGTCATGCGTGA